The Procambarus clarkii isolate CNS0578487 chromosome 66, FALCON_Pclarkii_2.0, whole genome shotgun sequence genome has a window encoding:
- the LOC123769173 gene encoding N-acetylgalactosamine-6-sulfatase, which yields MAADGVRGFLKTVGLVLVVLAPAASQPPNVIIMLMDDMGWGDLGANGEPSRETPNIDQMGREGLTVTSMYTAAPLCSPTRAALLTGRLPIRNGFYSNNTHGMNAYTPQEIVGGISSSEILLPELLRPQGYTSGIIGKWHLGHRSPYLPLKRGFDFFYGSTNCHLGPYDDVTTPNIPVFRNASMIGRYFEDFPIDKSAAVSNMTQLFTEEAVGFIERQAPQGPFFLLWAPDATHAPEYASDKFHGTSRRGHYGDAVRELDAGVGALLDALRRSGVHNNTLVVFTSDNGAALVSKQDGGSNGPFLCGKQTTFEGGMRAPGIFWWPGVLTPGAVSHQVWTQMDLFTTVLELAGVTPPGDRHLDGLPLTNSLLYPDHLVLRPVFLYRGDRLMAVRQGAYKLHLWTFSTPPEELSVGINFCPGAEVENVTTPIPTDHSDQPVLFNIEVDPAERYPIPSGSSVYKKQVPVLLEVVSEHLTELVPGEPQLNWCDPAVMHWAPPGCEALGRCLEVPPSDPTLCVWPH from the exons ATGGCCGCGGACGGAGTGCGTGGCTTTCTTAAGACGGTcgggttggtgctggtggtgctggcccCGGCGGCTTCCCAGCCTCCTAATGTCATCATAATGCTTATGGATGAT ATGGGCTGGGGTGACCTGGGAGCCAATGGCGAGCCGAGCAGGGAGACTCCCAACATCGACCAAATGGGCAGAGAGGGACTCACTGTGACATCCATGTATACGGCAGCGCCCCTCTGCTCCCCGA CCCGAGCAGCTCTTCTGACTGGCAGACTACCCATCAGGAATGGCTTCTACTCTAACAACACGCACGGGATGAATG CCTACACCCCGCAGGAGATAGTGGGTGGGATCTCCTCCAGCGAGATCCTCCTTCCGGAGCTCCTGCGGCCACAGGGTTACACTTCAGGCATCATTGGTAAATG GCACCTGGGGCACCGGTCACCCTACCTACCCCTAAAGCGAGGGTTCGACTTCTTCTACGGATCAACCAACTGTCACTTAGGGCCCTACGATGACGTCACGACCCCAAACATTCCGGTCTTCCGAAATGCTTCGATGATTGGCAG GTACTTCGAGGACTTCCCTATCGACAAAAGCGCTGCAGTATCCAACATGACGCAGCTCTTCACCGAGGAAGCTGTAGGCTTCATTGAGCGCCAAGCGCCCCAGGGGCCGTTCTTCCTACTATGGGCGCCTGACGCCACCCACGCCCCCGAGTACGCCTCTGACAAGTTCCACGGCACCAGCAGGAGAG GTCACTACGGGGACGCCGTGAGGGAGCTGGACGCCGGTGTAGGGGCCCTTCTGGACGCCTTGAGACGCTCCGGGGTCCACAACAACACCCTGGTCGTCTTCACCTCCGACAACGGCGCTGCTCTCGTCAGCAAGCAAGATG GAGGCAGCAACGGACCCTTTCTCTGTGGGAAGCAGACGACCTTCGAGGGGGGAATGCGAGCCCCGGGCATATTCTGGTGGCCAGGGGTGTTGACCCCAGGCGCCGTCTCCCACCAG GTGTGGACGCAGATGGACCTCTTCACCACCGTCCTGGAGTTGGCGGGAGTCACGCCGCCGGGCGACCGTCATCTAGATGGTCTTCCCCTCACCAACTCTCTTCTTTATCCTGACCACCTGGTGTTGAG GCCCGTTTTCCTGTACCGCGGGGACCGGCTAATGGCCGTCAGGCAGGGGGCGTACAAGCTGCATCTCTGGACCTTCAGCACGCCCCCCGAAGAGCTCAGCGTG GGTATCAACTTCTGCCCGGGGGCTGAGGTGGAGAACGTGACCACCCCGATACCCACGGACCACAGCGACCAGCCCGTTCTCTTCAACATCGAAGTGGACCCCGCTGAGCGCTACCCCATACCCTCCGGCAGCTCTGTGTACAAGAAGCAAGTCCCTGTG CTGCTGGAGGTTGTGTCGGAACACCTGACGGAGCTGGTTCCTGGGGAGCCGCAGCTGAACTGGTGTGATCCCGCTGTGATG CACTGGGCGCCTCCGGGATGTGAAGCCCTTGGTAGGTGTCTTGAAGTTCCGCCCTCTGACCCCACCCTGTGTGTCTGGCCTCATTAA